Part of the Hyphomicrobium album genome is shown below.
GGCGGACTCCTCGACGTTGCACACGTAGACGACCGGCTTGGAGGTGAGGAGCTGCAAGCCGACGAAGATCGGCCGCTCCTCGGGCGTGATGCTCGCCATGCGTGCCGGCTTGCCGTCGCGCAGGGGGACGAGCGCCTTCTCCATCACGGTGAACAGCGCTTTCGACTCCTTGTCGCCGGCCTTCGCCTTCTTCTCGGTGGCGACGCTCCGCTTCTCCAGGCTCTCCATGTCGGCGAGCATCAGCTCGGTCTCGACGACCTCGGCGTCGGCCAGCGGGTCGATGCGGTTCTCGACGTGCGTGATGTCGTCGTCCTCGAAGCAGCGCAGCACGTAGGCGACGGCATCGACCTCGCGGATGTGCGACAGGAACTTGTTGCCGAGGCCCTCGCCCTTGGAGGCGCCGCGTACCAGGCCGGCGATGTCGACGAACGTCAGCCGCGTCGGGATGATCTGGCCGGACTTGGCGATGGCGGCGAGCTTGTCGAGGCGCTCGTCGGGCACGCCGACCTCGCCGACGTTCGGCTCGATGGTGCAGAACGGATAGTTGGCGGCCTCGGCGGCAGCGGTCTGCGTCAGGGCGTTGAAAAGTGTCGACTTACCGACGTTGGGCAAGCCAACGATGCCGCATTTGAAGCCCATGAAACCCGCGCCTGGCTGATGAGGAGATTGGCTTGGGTTGCCTGGGACGTCGTGGCCACCCGCCGGAGCTGCCGCATGCCTAGTGGCTTCGGGCCGGAAAGTGAAGCCCGCCGTTGCCGCAGCGGGTACGCTGGGGCGCTCTCCCAGCATTTCGGGTGACTTTGTTGTGTCCTACCGCGATCCGCGGCCCTTGGCGGCGAGATCGCACGGGTAGATGCCATTGACGATGCGGGCGATGACGGAGTCCACATCGGAGCCGGCGTCGCCGAAGCGGGCCGCGGAGAGCTGCAACCGCACGTGCTCGAGCAACGACACCGGGATGACGCCGCTTTCGACCATTGTGCCACCGAAGCTCCGCGGCAGGCAGATACGCCGGTTGGTGCCAGTGTTGAGGCTACTCAGCCGCGTGCCGATGCGATTGAAGCAGTGGCCTAGCTTCTCGTCATGGCAATGCTTCACGAACTCGTAGACGGCCTCGGCATGCGCCGGGCGGGCGAGCAGCACAGCGCAAATCGCGATCGCCGTTGCAGTCAGCTTGGTCACCGCCATGCTCCTCGGTTACACGAGGCTAACGCGCAGCGATGCATTCTGGATCAGTATCTGGCCGGCAGGCAAGGTATTGGCGCGGCCGCGAAGCACTATGGCGGGCGGCGCTCGTCGGTCGGCAAATCGTCCCGCTAAAGCCTAGCCCGCGCGCGCTCCATTCCCGCGCAGCGCCGCGAGCTGCCGGCCCTCGTGCATCAGCTGGGCGATCTCGCTCTCGGCAAACGTGCGCTCGGTTCGATTGGCCACGCCCAAGGCGCCGACGACCTCGGTGCCGTCGAAGATCGGCACGACGATCGAGCCGGCGAGGCCGGTGGCTTTGGCACCCGGGCGCACGTCGCCGGAATTGTCCGTCTGGATGTTGCAGGCGTTGACCGGCTCGGCGCGTTCCACCGCGAGCCCGGCCATGCCCTTGCCGACCGGGATCGTGCGGATGATGGCGACGACGGCTTCGGGCATGCCGGCACTCGCCGCCGCCAGGTGCAGCATGCCGTCGTCACCGAGGAAGTGGATCGTGCCGCTGTCGGCCGCGAAATCGCTGACGATCCGCTGCAGGGCAAGCGAGCAACCGTGGGCGCTAGGGGTCTCGGGCATCTGTGGCGCTCCTCTCATGAGCGGAGAAGCGTAACAATATTACATGAACGCGCAAGCGCCGGACGGCACCGGCTACAAAGAGACTAGCGGAACTGGGTGAGCGTAAAGGCGGAATAACTCGCCGGGCTCGGCAGCTTCTCCTTGCCGCTCATGGCGTCGGCGAGCGCTTCCCCGATGTTGGTATCGGGATCGGCTTCCTTCACCGCGATGACGATGAACGGCCGCTGCCAGCTCGTGCCGCCCGTCTCGCAGTTGGTGCACGGGTCGCGGTACTGGCCGAGGTTGAGCGTCCAGATCGGTATGTTGGCCGTCACGGCGCCCGACACCAGCGTCGCCGCCTGCTTGGCGCGGCGCTCGGCGCGGGCCACCTCGTCGGCGGCATTGCCCTCCTGCGAGGCGGTGCCGACCGTGATCACTTCCTTGGCGTCGGCAAGCGCGTTCTTCACCTCGTCGTCGAGTACGGCGGCGGCGACCTGATCGCGCGGGATCGTCACGCCGTCCTTCTCGAGGTCCTCGGCGCTGCCGCGCACCCACAGGAAGCTCTTGTTCAAGACGACGACGTCGAAGGCGGCGTGCCGTCCGGCCTTGTCCTTGCCCTCGATGGCGAAGACGGTGGAGTTGCGCGTCTGGCGCACCTCCGCCTGCGGGTTGACGGCAGCCGTCTCGACTTTCAACGGCTCGATGACACGCTTGTGGATTTCGACGGCGCCGTAGGTCGCCGCGGCGCCGGTCGTGGCGACGAGCATGGCAACGCCGGCGTTGGTCTTGAAGAGACCCAGGAACCAGGAGATGCGATCCCACCAGCCGGCGCCCCTGTCGTAGGCGCGGTAGCCGCGCCAGAACCAGCCGAGCACGCCGCGCCGCCGCTCCTCCTCGCGCACGAGCGCGGCAGCTGCCGCGGCTTCCGGGTTGCCGCACGCGATCCACGCCACCACAAAGCCGACGGCGAATGCGCCAGCGATGTACCAGGAGAGATTGGTCATCAGGTCTTGCGGCATTGTTTCCCCTGACGTGGCGGTAGCAGCGCGGCACCGCGTCGTGTGGCGCCGCGGCCGGCGATACGTGCGCCGGCCCAGCGTGCAGCGACGCTAGAAGTTTACGTGCTGGATCACGTAGCCGGCGGCGAAGGCGATGAGGCCGGCAATGACGATCTGCGGCATCACGGAAACGAACTTGCCCAGCAACTCGACAAAGGCGTGGAACAGCGCGACGACGCCCGACCACAGCACCATGAACGCCTTGTAGAGAATGTAGGCGATGGCGCCGAGGGCGATGATGAGGATCACGATCTTCCAGATCGGCAGCGACTGCCAGTCGGACGAGAAAACGGAGACGATCTGGCCGAACGACCAGGTCCAGACCAGCTGCAGAAACTTGAAGATTGCAGCGATGCCCTGCTGCAGAAACTGAACTATGGAATTGATGATCCCTTCCACGTGCGCCTCCCCTGGCGATCCCAACCTGTCCGGTCACCCCGGCCCGCGCCCACACTGACCCGAGCGTGGTGTGTACGCAAGCTGCGGCGCACAAGTGCTCAAGCTTTGAGCCGGTACCCGGTGGCGAAGATGCGCCAGATGATGGCGAGGCAGACGATCAAGAAAACGAACGTCATGCCCAGGCTGACGCCGACGTTCACGTCGGAAATTTCATAGAAGCTCCAGCGGAATCCGCTGACCAGGTACACGACAGGGTTGAACAGGGTGACCGTCTGCCAGAACTCCGGCAGCATCTTTATCGAGTAGAACGTGCCGCCCAAAAATGTCAGCGGTGTCACAATCAGCAGCGGGATGACCTGCAGCTTCTCGAAGCCGTCGGCCCAGATGCCGATGATGAAGCCCAGAAGCGAGAAGGTCACGGCCGTCAGCACCATGAAGGCCAGCATCCACACCGGATGGGCGATGTGCAGATCGACGAACAGGGCCGCCGTGGCGAGGATGATGAGGCCGAGCATGAGCGACTTCGTCGCCGCGGCGCCGACGTAGCCCAGCACGATCTCGAGCGGCGAGATGGGCGCCGACAGGAGCTCGTAGATGGTGCCGGTGAAGCGGGGGAAGTAGATGCCGAACGAAGCGTTGGCGATCGACTGGGTGAGGAGCTGCAACATGATCAGCCCCGGCACGATGAAGGCGCCGTAGCTGACGCCGTCGATCTGCGCGATGCGCCCGCCGATCGCCGCGCCGAAGACGATGAAATAGAGCGACGTCGACAGCACCGGCGAGATGATGCTCTGCATGATCGTGCGAAAGGCGCGCGACATCTCGAACGCGTAGATGGCTTTGACCGCGTGCAGGTTCATTTCTTGCTCCTGACGAGATCGACGAAGATGTCTTCCAGGGAAGACTGCGTCGTGTTGAGGTCGGCAAACCCGATGCCCGCGGTGCGCATGTCGTTGAGCAGCGCGGTGATGCCGGTGCGGCCGGCGTGCGTGTCGTAGGTGAAGGTGAGCGCGCGTCCGTCGGTCGACAGCTCAAGCGCGTGCGGGGCGAGGGTTTCCGGAACGACGGCGAGCGGCTCGCTCAGCTGCAGCACGAGCTGCTTCTTCCCGAGCTTGGCCATCAACACGGCCTTCTCCTCGACAAGTATCAGCTCGCCCTTGGCGATGACGCCGACGCGGTCGGCCATCTCCTCGGCTTCCTCGATGTAGTGCGTGGTGAGGATGATGGTGACGCCGGTGGCGCGCAGCTCGCGCACCACCTGCCACATGTCCTTGCGGAGCTCGACGTCGACGCCCGCGGTCGGCTCGTCGAGGAAGAGGATGGTCGGCTCGTGCGCCAACGCCTTGGCAATCAACAGACGGCGCTTCATGCCGCCCGAGAGCGTCATGATGCGGTTGTCTTTCTTGTCCCACAGCGACAGCGCCTTCAGCACCTTCTCGACGTAGGCGGGGTTGGGCGCCTTTCCGAAGAGGCCGCGGCTGAACGAGACGGCGTTGAATACGGATTCGAAGGCGTCAGTGGTCAGCTCCTGCGGGACGAGGCCGATCATCGAGCGGACGCGGCGGTAGTCCTTGCGGATGTCGCCGCCATCGACGGTCACGGAGCCGGTCGTGGCATTGACGATGCCGCAGACGATGGAGATGAGCGTCGTCTTGCCGGCGCCGTTGGGGCCGAGCAGCGCGAAGATTTCGCCGCGGCGGATGTCCAGGTTGATGTCCTTCAGGGCCTGGAAGCCGCCGGCGTAGGTCTTCGACAGGTCTTTGATGGAGATGATTGCTGTCATGCGGGAATGGCGGCTCGCGGCTGTTATGGCAAGGCGACTAGGTGCTGGATGAGCGACGCTAGCGGTTCTCCAGTCCGGTCTTGGTGCGACTGGCGCGGATCCGGTCCGCCTCGGCGAGCATCTTTGCCTTCATTGCCGTGAGGCCGTCGCGGACGCTTGCATGCGCGGCGGCGGATCCGGCCTGAGAGCCAAACGTGTCGGGATTGGCTGTATCATAGGCGAGGACCGCATCGATCGTGCGCGCCAAGCCGGGAATATCGCCGAAGGCATACTGATTGATCGGCTTGCCGGTGACTTGCGACAGTGTCGCGAAGAGGGTCGGGTCCTCTGTTTTGGGATTTGCCAGCAGGAAGGTGCGATAGCGTAGCTGGCCGAGGTAGAAGACGAATACGGCATCGTCATTCTTGCCGGCTTGGAGCAACTCGCCGGCGCGCTTGTAGTACTCGGCGGGGTGTTGACCGGCGAGCTCCTGCACGGCCGGCGGCGTGGCGATCGGCGCCTCTGCCCGCACGCCGATACTTGCGGTCAGTGTCACGAGCGCGAAGACGAATGGTGCGAGGCCGCGGCCGAGGTTCATGGCTAACTCCCAAGTCCTTACACAAAACCGCATCTAGAGCGCCACGGCTGGTGGATCAAGCGATGGCCCCGGCTTACTCTTTGTCGGTGCGGCCGGCGAGCCACTTTTTCAGGTTCTCGGCGAGCGCACCGGCGCGTTTTGACGCTCGTTCGCCGGCCGGATGCTGTGAGGGCGCCGCCTTCTTCGGCGGCGGCGGCTCGCGCTCCTCGGGTGCCTCCTCGGCGTCACGGGTCTTGAGCGCGACCTGTGACAGGAAGCGGGCGCTGTCGCCCTTGGCGAGAAGCGGCGCGGCATCGGCCATCGCGTCGAGCAACGGGTCGAGCCAAGTATATTCGACCTTGGCGAAATCGCGCAGCACGTAATGGGCGACGGCGTCCTTGGCGCCCGGATGGCCGACGCCGATACGCACGCGGTTATACTCATTGCCCAGGTGGGCGGTGAGGGAGCGCAGGCCGTTGTGGCCGGCGTTGCCGCCGCCTGCCTTCACCTTCAGCTTGGCGGGGGCGAGGTCGATCTCGTCGTGAAAGACGTAGATGTCCTCGACGGGGATTTTGAGAAAGCGCGCGGCCTCGCCGACGGAGCGGCCGCTGTCGTTCATGTAGGTGGTGGGCTTCAGCAGCACGACGCGCTCGCCGCCGAGGGTGCCTTCCGCCGTCTCGCCTTGGAAGCGCTTCCGCCACGGGCCGAGGCCGTGCGCCGCAGCGATGCGGTCGAGCGCAACGTAGCCGACGTTGTGGCGGTGGCGGGCGTACTGCGCGCCTGGGTTACCCAGTCCGACGAACAGCTTCATGGACTTGCCCCGGCGAGGAAAGAGAAGGCGGGCGCGCTCTTACCGTCGCGCCCGCCTGCCGTGTGCGTATTACTTCTTCTTGGCGGCCGGAGCAGCGGCCTTGGCAGCCGGCGCGGCAGCGCCCTTGGCGGCAGCCGGAGCCGCACCGCCCTTGGCAGCCGCAGCGCCCTTGTCGCCAGCGGCGGGAGCCGCAGCAGCGCCTTCGGCCGGAGTTGCGGCGGCTGCGGCAGTCGGAACTTCCTCCTCCTGCTTCACGGCGCCGGCGATGGTGGCGATGGTGAAGTCGCGGTCCTTGATGGTCAGCTCCGCGTCCTTCGGCAGGGTTACCGCCGAGATGTGGATCGAGCGGCCGATCTCCAGGCCGGTAAGATCGATCTCGAAGTAGAGCGGGATGTGATCGTACGGGCAGATCACTTCGATGTCGTGGCGGACGATGTTGAGAACGCCGCCGCGCTTCAGTCCGGGCGAGAGCTGGTCGTTGATGAAGCGGACCGGAACCTCGACACGGATGCGTCCGTCCTTGCCGATGCGCATGAAGTCGACGTGGATCGGCTGGTCCTTGACCGGGTCGACCTGCAGGTCGCGCGGGATGACGCGGTTCTTCGTCCCGTCGACGTCAACGTCGAGGACGGTCGAGGTGAAGTGACCCTTGATGACCTGCTTCCACAGGTCGTTGTAGTCGAGGACGATGGTCAGCGGCGTTTCGCCGTTGCCATAGATGACAGCCGGAACTTTTCCTTCACGACGAGCTTGGCGTGCGGCCCCCTTGCCGGCACGTGGGCGCGCCGTGGCTTTCAGCTCGATCGGTTGCTGAGCCATGGACACTTCTCCAAAAAATTGCGGGCCTTGCGGCCCGTTGATCGACGCGGCCTCCAAGGGTGCCGGGCGCCGTCTCATGCTGAAATGCTTGAGATGGCGCGGGTTATAGCGGCGGATCAGGTGCTTGGCAATTGCCCGGGGCAGGGCCGGATCAGGCCCGGGCCTGCCGGATTGCGCCTATTGGCGTTGCCACAGCGGGAACGGATCGTCCAGCGATGTCCAGGACTTGGGGTCCAGCGGCCCGCTCTCCGGCACGGGCAGCAGGCAGTCGTCCAGCTCCTCGACAATGGCGCCCTTATCCATGTCGCCGACACCGATGAAAACGAGTTCCTGGCGCCGGTCGCCCCACAGGGCGTGCCAGGCCTTGTCGATGCGGGCGCGCAGTTCCTCGTCCTCCGGCCACTTGGCCTTGGGCACCGCCGCCCACCAGTAGCCGGCGGCCTCGTGGCGGACGAGCGCCCCGGCCTGGCTCAACTCGCCGACCCAGGCTGGCCGCGTCGCCAGCCAGAAGAAACCCTTGGCGCGAATGACGCCGGGCCAAGGCTTGTTGAAGAAGGCGTGCAGCTTCGCCGGGGCAAACGGGCGGCGCGCACGGTAGACGAAGCTCGAAACGCCGTATTCCTCCGTCTCCGGCACGTGATCCTTGAAGCCGGCCAACTCGCGGTACCAGAGCGGGTGGCTGTGCGCCGCCTCGAAGGAGAACAGCTCGGTGTCGAGGATGGCGTCGATGGCGACCACGCCGCGCGTCGTTTCGATGATGCGCGCATCGGCGTTGAGGGCGCGAATGATCGATTTCGCCAGCTCGATCTCGCGCGGCGTCGCAACGTCGATCTTGTTCAGGACGATGACGTCGGCGAACTCGATCTGCTCGGTGAGCAGGCCGACGAGCGAGCGCTCGTCATGCCGCCCGAGCGATTGGCCGCGGTCGGTGAGAAAGTCCTCCGAGCGGTAGTCCTTGAGGAGATTGGCGGCGTCGACGACCGTTAC
Proteins encoded:
- the ychF gene encoding redox-regulated ATPase YchF; translation: MGFKCGIVGLPNVGKSTLFNALTQTAAAEAANYPFCTIEPNVGEVGVPDERLDKLAAIAKSGQIIPTRLTFVDIAGLVRGASKGEGLGNKFLSHIREVDAVAYVLRCFEDDDITHVENRIDPLADAEVVETELMLADMESLEKRSVATEKKAKAGDKESKALFTVMEKALVPLRDGKPARMASITPEERPIFVGLQLLTSKPVVYVCNVEESAAANGNAYSKKVEEKAQAEGAVSVVISAKIEAEFAGLPPADRTEFLAEMGLAEPGLNRLIRAGYKLLDLVTYFTVGPKEARAWTITRGTKGPAAAGVIHTDFEKGFIRAETIAYDDYVALGGENGAKDAGKMRLEGKEYVVKDGDVMHFRFAN
- a CDS encoding GAF domain-containing protein, translated to MPETPSAHGCSLALQRIVSDFAADSGTIHFLGDDGMLHLAAASAGMPEAVVAIIRTIPVGKGMAGLAVERAEPVNACNIQTDNSGDVRPGAKATGLAGSIVVPIFDGTEVVGALGVANRTERTFAESEIAQLMHEGRQLAALRGNGARAG
- a CDS encoding LapA family protein; its protein translation is MPQDLMTNLSWYIAGAFAVGFVVAWIACGNPEAAAAAALVREEERRRGVLGWFWRGYRAYDRGAGWWDRISWFLGLFKTNAGVAMLVATTGAAATYGAVEIHKRVIEPLKVETAAVNPQAEVRQTRNSTVFAIEGKDKAGRHAAFDVVVLNKSFLWVRGSAEDLEKDGVTIPRDQVAAAVLDDEVKNALADAKEVITVGTASQEGNAADEVARAERRAKQAATLVSGAVTANIPIWTLNLGQYRDPCTNCETGGTSWQRPFIVIAVKEADPDTNIGEALADAMSGKEKLPSPASYSAFTLTQFR
- a CDS encoding ABC transporter permease, with amino-acid sequence MNLHAVKAIYAFEMSRAFRTIMQSIISPVLSTSLYFIVFGAAIGGRIAQIDGVSYGAFIVPGLIMLQLLTQSIANASFGIYFPRFTGTIYELLSAPISPLEIVLGYVGAAATKSLMLGLIILATAALFVDLHIAHPVWMLAFMVLTAVTFSLLGFIIGIWADGFEKLQVIPLLIVTPLTFLGGTFYSIKMLPEFWQTVTLFNPVVYLVSGFRWSFYEISDVNVGVSLGMTFVFLIVCLAIIWRIFATGYRLKA
- a CDS encoding ABC transporter ATP-binding protein; amino-acid sequence: MTAIISIKDLSKTYAGGFQALKDINLDIRRGEIFALLGPNGAGKTTLISIVCGIVNATTGSVTVDGGDIRKDYRRVRSMIGLVPQELTTDAFESVFNAVSFSRGLFGKAPNPAYVEKVLKALSLWDKKDNRIMTLSGGMKRRLLIAKALAHEPTILFLDEPTAGVDVELRKDMWQVVRELRATGVTIILTTHYIEEAEEMADRVGVIAKGELILVEEKAVLMAKLGKKQLVLQLSEPLAVVPETLAPHALELSTDGRALTFTYDTHAGRTGITALLNDMRTAGIGFADLNTTQSSLEDIFVDLVRSKK
- the pth gene encoding aminoacyl-tRNA hydrolase, with the translated sequence MKLFVGLGNPGAQYARHRHNVGYVALDRIAAAHGLGPWRKRFQGETAEGTLGGERVVLLKPTTYMNDSGRSVGEAARFLKIPVEDIYVFHDEIDLAPAKLKVKAGGGNAGHNGLRSLTAHLGNEYNRVRIGVGHPGAKDAVAHYVLRDFAKVEYTWLDPLLDAMADAAPLLAKGDSARFLSQVALKTRDAEEAPEEREPPPPKKAAPSQHPAGERASKRAGALAENLKKWLAGRTDKE
- a CDS encoding 50S ribosomal protein L25/general stress protein Ctc produces the protein MAQQPIELKATARPRAGKGAARQARREGKVPAVIYGNGETPLTIVLDYNDLWKQVIKGHFTSTVLDVDVDGTKNRVIPRDLQVDPVKDQPIHVDFMRIGKDGRIRVEVPVRFINDQLSPGLKRGGVLNIVRHDIEVICPYDHIPLYFEIDLTGLEIGRSIHISAVTLPKDAELTIKDRDFTIATIAGAVKQEEEVPTAAAAATPAEGAAAAPAAGDKGAAAAKGGAAPAAAKGAAAPAAKAAAPAAKKK
- the zigA gene encoding zinc metallochaperone GTPase ZigA, yielding MQLGKRLPVTVLSGFLGAGKTTLLNHVLNNRDGRRVAVIVNDMSEVNIDAALVRNGGANLSRTDETLVEMSNGCICCTLRDDLLTEVRALSASGRYDYLLIESTGIAEPLPVATTFEFRDEDGRSLSDVARLDTMVTVVDAANLLKDYRSEDFLTDRGQSLGRHDERSLVGLLTEQIEFADVIVLNKIDVATPREIELAKSIIRALNADARIIETTRGVVAIDAILDTELFSFEAAHSHPLWYRELAGFKDHVPETEEYGVSSFVYRARRPFAPAKLHAFFNKPWPGVIRAKGFFWLATRPAWVGELSQAGALVRHEAAGYWWAAVPKAKWPEDEELRARIDKAWHALWGDRRQELVFIGVGDMDKGAIVEELDDCLLPVPESGPLDPKSWTSLDDPFPLWQRQ